One Corynebacterium matruchotii genomic window, CAGCTTCTGCGGCGTCGGCGTATACCCCGCCGGCCACTCGGTGTGCGGCGAATCCCGATGCCGCTCCACCACCACCGCGGCCCCATCGACCAGCAACGGCCGCAACGCCTCAAGCATCTCCACCACCGTCTCCGGGGCCAAATCGTAGGGTGGATCCGCCAACACCATATCGAAATACTTCCGGGGCGCCTGCGCCACATACGCCGATGCCGCCATCTGCATCACCTGCACATTCGGGTGCCCCACCGCCTCGGCGTTCCGCCGAATCACCGCACACGTGTGCGGATCCGACTCCACCAGCACCACCTCGGCAGCGCCCCGGGAGGCCGCC contains:
- the rsmD gene encoding 16S rRNA (guanine(966)-N(2))-methyltransferase RsmD, with product MTRIISGEARGRKLQVPSEGTRPTSDRAKEGLFSSLQVRFGFQDAVVLDLFAGSGALGLEAASRGAAEVVLVESDPHTCAVIRRNAEAVGHPNVQVMQMAASAYVAQAPRKYFDMVLADPPYDLAPETVVEMLEALRPLLVDGAAVVVERHRDSPHTEWPAGYTPTPQKLKKRTFGIARMDMAVFSADDGGEE